In Candidatus Margulisiibacteriota bacterium, a single genomic region encodes these proteins:
- a CDS encoding BamA/TamA family outer membrane protein yields the protein MLRLFFILLIGLFSFLQATTLNSIIISGNKAISSQDILAVITNKPGEELVTENILADIHNIYNMGYFKDSVSAETVFVSGNKADLIFTIEENPVVNQIYFVGLTAFKQEELMASMNMKKGKILNYSELRQDIQNITNFYHERGYVLMNVKEISEPQDDNILTIVLKEGIIEDIFFKGMAFTKEYVLTREMETQIGTAFNINTIQEDMRNIYNTGYVDNINIDPPMAGVNPDKVVVVINVQEKRSGSLQFGGGIGSATGFFGFIQLSFINFLGEGYNMSTKGQWGEKQLTYEFKYFNPWFFKDHTSMTFRLWNTDGLIDEGQGLKAFNTGGEVILGKPLTKQISGFVSARVNNVIPQETSINSYEVRSIGGGLSYDTRDYIFNPSSGDYALVNANASLKVLGASIEFIKYRIKYNKYFPLGNDFALGFKGTIDDSFGTIFDTERYFAGGATTVRGYRDGSPFAIGGRRFLGTVELRYNINQQMQLYFFYDLGKVTKGLADCNFTGDPTWRTGKGIGFKIITPIGPLRFDYAWGDGKPYSDNLDSSSGVIHFNIENTF from the coding sequence ATGTTAAGACTTTTTTTTATATTATTGATCGGTTTATTTTCATTTTTGCAGGCCACTACATTAAACAGTATCATTATCAGTGGCAACAAGGCCATTTCCTCTCAGGATATTTTGGCTGTAATTACCAATAAACCCGGAGAAGAACTGGTTACTGAAAATATCCTTGCCGACATCCATAATATCTATAATATGGGCTACTTCAAGGATTCAGTAAGCGCAGAAACTGTTTTTGTCAGCGGGAACAAGGCGGACCTGATTTTTACAATTGAAGAAAACCCTGTTGTTAACCAGATATATTTTGTAGGATTAACAGCCTTTAAACAGGAAGAACTTATGGCCAGCATGAACATGAAAAAAGGTAAAATCCTTAACTATAGTGAGCTAAGGCAGGATATTCAGAATATTACCAATTTTTACCATGAACGGGGATATGTACTGATGAATGTAAAAGAAATTTCCGAACCGCAGGATGACAATATTTTAACTATTGTTCTCAAAGAAGGAATAATAGAAGATATATTCTTTAAGGGTATGGCTTTTACCAAGGAATACGTACTTACCCGAGAAATGGAAACTCAGATCGGTACCGCCTTCAATATCAACACAATTCAGGAAGATATGCGCAACATTTATAATACCGGCTACGTGGACAATATAAACATTGACCCACCCATGGCCGGTGTAAATCCGGACAAAGTAGTAGTCGTAATAAATGTTCAGGAAAAAAGGTCCGGTTCATTGCAGTTCGGAGGAGGAATAGGTTCTGCTACCGGCTTTTTCGGTTTTATTCAATTGTCATTCATAAACTTTCTTGGAGAAGGCTATAACATGTCTACAAAAGGGCAGTGGGGGGAGAAGCAGCTTACTTATGAATTTAAATATTTTAACCCTTGGTTTTTTAAAGACCACACATCAATGACGTTTAGGTTATGGAATACCGATGGTCTCATTGATGAAGGACAGGGGCTGAAAGCTTTCAATACCGGCGGAGAAGTTATCTTGGGCAAGCCTTTGACTAAACAGATCAGCGGTTTTGTTTCAGCTCGCGTGAATAACGTTATCCCTCAGGAAACTTCCATTAACAGTTATGAGGTCAGAAGTATTGGTGGAGGGTTGAGCTATGATACCCGGGATTATATTTTTAATCCCTCCAGCGGTGACTATGCTCTGGTTAATGCCAATGCTTCTCTTAAAGTTTTGGGTGCTTCCATTGAGTTTATAAAATACAGGATAAAATATAATAAATATTTTCCGCTTGGGAATGATTTTGCGTTAGGATTTAAGGGCACTATTGATGATTCCTTCGGAACCATATTTGACACTGAGCGTTATTTCGCCGGCGGTGCTACTACCGTGAGAGGTTATCGGGATGGATCTCCATTTGCGATAGGCGGCAGAAGGTTCCTGGGCACTGTGGAACTTAGATATAATATTAATCAGCAGATGCAGTTATATTTTTTCTATGATCTTGGTAAAGTAACCAAAGGTCTGGCAGATTGTAATTTTACAGGAGATCCGACATGGAGAACAGGTAAGGGCATAGGTTTTAAAATTATTACTCCGATAGGTCCGTTAAGGTTTGATTATGCCTGGGGAGATGGCAAGCCCTATAGCGACAACCTGGACAGCAGCAGCGGGGTAATACATTTTAATATTGAGAATACTTTTTAA
- a CDS encoding OmpH family outer membrane protein, which translates to MKKILIGAVLFLFSIALCDTVGYIDSQQILKQYNKAVTAQADLAKKQKDFQDFFLQKQQELEKAKATSKNEEELTQLKDSLEAELQPKRDELLQLNQKLSGDIEKDIIEATKKVAKQLRIDIVLDKQIVISGGMDLTSLVISSLNK; encoded by the coding sequence ATGAAAAAAATTTTAATAGGTGCGGTTCTGTTTTTGTTCTCTATTGCTTTGTGTGACACTGTAGGTTATATAGATTCACAGCAGATTTTAAAACAATATAACAAAGCTGTTACGGCGCAAGCTGATCTTGCAAAAAAACAAAAAGATTTCCAGGATTTTTTCTTACAGAAGCAGCAGGAGTTGGAAAAAGCTAAAGCTACCAGTAAAAATGAAGAAGAATTAACACAGCTCAAGGATTCTTTGGAAGCAGAGCTGCAACCCAAAAGAGATGAGCTTTTACAATTAAACCAAAAATTGTCGGGCGATATTGAAAAAGATATAATTGAGGCAACCAAGAAAGTAGCCAAACAGTTACGTATAGATATAGTTTTGGATAAACAAATTGTGATTTCCGGAGGCATGGATTTAACCAGTCTGGTGATCAGCAGTTTGAATAAATAG
- a CDS encoding BamA/TamA family outer membrane protein produces the protein MRILISSLIIIFLTAFSLAIEISPEKPQIFNGYPIKSMAISTNPQTTVNFAEYMPYMQQDNEFYLSYMVDDIGSLMNSGYVQDINVNISANEESAVDITFNIKLNPMVRYIELSNMTILNQNIIKSKLYNKLNTPLNYAYISSDIQIIESAYHDQGYVLAKVTNVFFIKSVNSLIFNVDEGLVDNIVLSGAGQLNPMIILRELNMQPGKVFNINLVNEDKDIIFRSGYFSQVSMPKVAPSYVNPGKVDILYEVQQRKINNLQLGLEQLQNSKLSLALSLKLPNFRNSGEGLYFKGQGIIESYFKEYSYYVKYSDPWFTGRKLPLNLMVWHQINDEIVNNLATVRVQRIGGEANLEPYFFKQVKTIVGYRNEAVSDVAGVYSPYQKNSLKLTLLSDTTNDYNNPLSGSKTTIEMEKGNNLFNLINFGGIDFSRYTFEHSVYYNLYKKDVLAIRFSTGFMQFNTQSQIFEQDKFLIGGAYSLRGYPESYANLANAIIGNKKILLNVEYRVFLTEWLQGAIFIDGGIATDNDLQLDKLKWGKGVGIRILTPLAPLRFDFAIGDNNQFLLHFGLGQLF, from the coding sequence ATGCGAATTTTGATTTCTAGTTTAATAATAATTTTTTTAACAGCTTTTTCTCTGGCAATTGAAATAAGCCCGGAAAAGCCGCAAATTTTTAATGGTTACCCCATCAAAAGCATGGCTATATCCACTAATCCTCAGACAACAGTAAATTTTGCCGAATATATGCCTTATATGCAACAGGATAATGAATTTTACCTTAGCTATATGGTCGATGATATCGGCAGCCTGATGAATAGCGGTTATGTTCAGGATATTAATGTGAATATATCGGCAAACGAAGAATCGGCAGTGGATATTACTTTTAATATAAAGCTGAATCCCATGGTTCGTTATATAGAGCTTAGCAATATGACTATTTTAAACCAGAACATTATTAAGAGTAAATTGTATAACAAACTTAATACCCCTTTAAATTATGCCTATATTTCCAGCGACATACAGATAATTGAATCAGCTTATCATGATCAAGGTTATGTGCTGGCCAAGGTGACCAATGTGTTTTTTATAAAAAGCGTTAATTCTCTGATTTTTAACGTTGATGAAGGCTTGGTAGATAACATCGTATTAAGCGGTGCGGGACAGCTTAATCCGATGATTATTCTGCGGGAATTGAATATGCAGCCAGGCAAGGTTTTTAATATTAATCTGGTTAATGAAGACAAGGATATTATTTTCAGAAGCGGATATTTTTCACAGGTGAGCATGCCCAAGGTAGCGCCATCGTATGTAAATCCGGGCAAAGTTGATATCTTATATGAGGTTCAACAGCGCAAGATAAACAACTTGCAACTGGGGCTGGAACAACTGCAAAACAGCAAGTTGAGCCTGGCTCTTTCCCTGAAGCTGCCGAATTTTAGAAATTCCGGTGAAGGTTTATATTTTAAAGGTCAGGGCATTATTGAATCTTATTTTAAGGAATATAGCTACTATGTGAAATATAGCGATCCCTGGTTTACCGGACGCAAGCTACCGCTAAATCTTATGGTCTGGCATCAGATAAATGATGAAATCGTCAACAATCTGGCCACAGTCAGGGTTCAGCGTATCGGAGGAGAAGCTAATCTGGAGCCGTATTTCTTCAAACAGGTGAAAACAATTGTGGGTTATCGTAATGAAGCTGTGTCAGACGTTGCCGGTGTGTACAGTCCTTATCAGAAAAACAGTTTAAAATTAACGCTGCTCAGTGATACAACAAACGATTATAATAATCCGCTGAGCGGAAGCAAGACTACAATTGAAATGGAAAAAGGTAATAACCTCTTTAATTTAATCAATTTCGGAGGCATTGATTTTTCCAGATATACTTTTGAACATTCTGTTTATTATAATTTGTACAAGAAAGATGTTTTAGCAATTCGCTTCAGTACCGGGTTCATGCAATTTAATACTCAGAGCCAGATTTTCGAACAGGACAAATTTCTTATAGGGGGGGCATATTCTCTGAGAGGCTATCCGGAATCATACGCTAATCTTGCCAATGCTATTATCGGCAATAAAAAAATCCTTTTGAATGTCGAATATCGGGTGTTTCTTACAGAATGGCTGCAGGGTGCTATATTTATTGATGGAGGCATTGCTACTGATAACGATCTGCAATTAGATAAACTCAAATGGGGAAAAGGTGTCGGTATCAGGATTTTAACGCCACTGGCCCCATTGCGTTTTGATTTTGCAATAGGGGATAACAATCAGTTCTTGCTGCATTTCGGGTTAGGACAATTGTTTTGA
- the lpxD gene encoding UDP-3-O-(3-hydroxymyristoyl)glucosamine N-acyltransferase — MKLSKIAKTIGGKIFGQDIEVKNIKSILTARAEDLTILLDKLYLKDAQKSKACAIVTFTTEVKPKNGILVKNPRKVLPKLLKLFAYEDKQLGISKTASIDDSVKLGKALFIDDYVRIKEKTVIQDNVKIYSGATIGRNVVIGAGTIIYPNVTIYNNTQIGKNCIIHAGAVLGADGFGFERNEKKEWEKVTQLGKVVIGNDVEIGANSCVDRGAIQDTVIGDGTKIDNLVQIGHNCIVGKHNVFSSMAGLAGSTIVGDYCIWGGQAATAGHLTVGNDVTIMGRSGVTKNIKDNEVIQGFPAQNYKKEWKEQAVLRKWARRQLNKEEKTDEE, encoded by the coding sequence ATGAAATTATCAAAAATCGCTAAAACGATTGGCGGGAAAATTTTTGGCCAGGATATTGAGGTTAAAAACATAAAAAGTATCCTAACTGCCAGAGCTGAAGATTTAACAATTTTACTCGACAAACTGTATTTAAAAGATGCGCAAAAATCCAAAGCCTGTGCTATCGTTACCTTTACGACAGAGGTAAAACCAAAAAACGGCATCCTTGTGAAGAATCCCAGAAAAGTTTTGCCTAAACTTTTAAAGTTATTCGCCTATGAAGATAAGCAGCTTGGAATATCAAAAACAGCCAGCATTGATGATTCTGTAAAGCTGGGTAAAGCGCTTTTTATAGACGATTATGTACGAATTAAAGAAAAAACCGTTATTCAGGATAATGTGAAAATTTACAGCGGAGCAACTATAGGTAGAAATGTGGTCATAGGGGCAGGCACCATCATTTACCCGAATGTCACAATTTATAATAATACTCAAATTGGTAAAAATTGTATAATTCATGCCGGAGCAGTTCTTGGCGCGGACGGCTTCGGATTTGAAAGAAATGAAAAAAAAGAATGGGAAAAAGTAACACAACTGGGCAAAGTAGTAATCGGTAATGATGTGGAAATAGGGGCAAACAGCTGCGTAGATCGCGGAGCAATACAAGATACCGTAATAGGTGACGGTACAAAAATCGACAATCTCGTGCAAATAGGGCACAATTGTATAGTAGGTAAGCATAATGTTTTTTCCAGCATGGCAGGTTTAGCTGGTAGTACAATTGTCGGAGATTACTGTATATGGGGCGGGCAAGCTGCCACAGCCGGCCATTTAACTGTTGGAAACGATGTTACTATTATGGGACGTTCCGGAGTTACCAAGAATATTAAAGATAACGAAGTCATTCAGGGATTCCCGGCTCAAAATTATAAAAAAGAATGGAAAGAACAGGCAGTGCTACGAAAATGGGCGCGCCGGCAACTAAATAAGGAGGAAAAAACAGATGAGGAATAA
- the purU gene encoding formyltetrahydrofolate deformylase, with amino-acid sequence MDKTTSAILLISAPDKEGLVFTITEYIFQNKGNILHAEQHIDPVNNIFFMRIEWDLSHFLIQKENILSSLQSIKKHWNMDLKLYFSDSLIKTAVFVSRDDHCLHDLLYKIKNSELAMDVQLIVSNHQDNETIAGYYQTPFYFFPMFRENKKEQEQAQMKLLTDHGVELIILARYMQILTPGFVRAYPQQIINVHHSFLPAFIGANPYKQAYDRGVKVLGSTAHYVTEALDDGPIIAQQVVNINHKDSLQNYIEKGKELEKQVLSFAIKKHIERKILVYQNKTVVFD; translated from the coding sequence ATGGATAAAACAACATCAGCAATACTGCTAATCTCGGCTCCGGATAAAGAAGGTTTGGTCTTTACCATAACCGAATACATTTTTCAAAATAAAGGCAACATACTGCATGCCGAGCAGCATATAGATCCGGTAAATAATATTTTTTTTATGCGCATAGAATGGGACCTTTCTCATTTCTTAATACAAAAAGAGAATATCCTTAGTTCCCTGCAATCCATAAAAAAACACTGGAATATGGACCTGAAACTCTATTTCAGTGACTCTTTAATAAAAACGGCTGTGTTTGTTTCCAGAGATGACCACTGTTTGCATGACCTGCTTTATAAAATAAAAAATTCCGAGTTGGCTATGGATGTTCAACTGATAGTTAGTAATCACCAGGATAATGAAACAATTGCCGGTTATTACCAGACTCCCTTTTATTTTTTTCCTATGTTTCGTGAAAACAAAAAAGAACAGGAACAGGCGCAGATGAAACTTTTGACAGATCATGGTGTTGAGCTGATTATCCTGGCGCGTTATATGCAGATACTGACACCGGGGTTTGTTCGGGCTTATCCACAACAAATCATAAATGTACATCATTCCTTTCTGCCCGCCTTTATCGGTGCAAACCCTTACAAACAGGCCTACGATCGGGGGGTTAAGGTGTTGGGCTCAACAGCGCATTATGTTACCGAAGCCCTTGATGACGGGCCGATTATTGCCCAGCAGGTTGTAAATATTAATCATAAGGATAGTTTGCAAAATTACATTGAAAAAGGCAAAGAACTGGAAAAGCAGGTGCTTTCTTTCGCTATAAAAAAACACATCGAACGCAAGATTCTTGTATACCAGAACAAAACCGTAGTGTTTGACTAG